The following proteins are encoded in a genomic region of Burkholderia pyrrocinia:
- a CDS encoding ABC transporter ATP-binding protein has protein sequence MSDKQIRLSVQGVNKRFGGLQALSDVGLQIKEGEIYGLIGPNGAGKTTFFNVITGLYTPDSGDFKLDGQNYTPTAVHQVAKAGIARTFQNIRLFGGMTALENVMVGRHVRTKHGLLGAVFQTPAERKEEREIKERAIELLEYVGVLQYADYTSRNLSYGHQRRLEIARALATDPKLLALDEPAAGMNATEKVELTRLLDKIRSDGRTILLIEHDVKLVMHLCNRMTVLDYGKVIAEGLPQDVQKNPKVIEAYLGAGVH, from the coding sequence ATGAGCGACAAGCAAATCCGACTGTCCGTGCAGGGCGTGAACAAACGCTTCGGCGGGCTGCAGGCATTGTCCGACGTCGGCCTGCAGATCAAGGAAGGCGAGATCTACGGGCTGATCGGCCCGAACGGCGCCGGCAAGACGACGTTCTTCAACGTGATCACGGGCCTCTACACGCCGGACTCCGGCGACTTCAAGCTGGACGGCCAGAACTACACGCCGACGGCCGTGCACCAGGTCGCGAAGGCCGGCATCGCGCGCACGTTCCAGAACATCCGCCTGTTCGGCGGGATGACGGCACTCGAGAACGTGATGGTGGGCCGCCACGTGCGCACCAAGCATGGCCTGCTCGGCGCGGTGTTCCAGACGCCGGCCGAACGCAAGGAAGAGCGCGAGATCAAGGAACGCGCGATCGAGCTGCTCGAATACGTCGGCGTGCTGCAGTACGCGGACTACACGTCGCGCAACCTGTCGTACGGCCACCAGCGCCGGCTGGAAATCGCGCGCGCGCTGGCCACCGACCCGAAGCTGCTCGCGCTCGACGAGCCGGCGGCCGGGATGAACGCGACCGAGAAGGTCGAACTCACGCGCCTGCTCGACAAGATCCGCTCGGACGGCCGCACGATCCTGCTGATCGAGCACGACGTGAAGCTGGTGATGCACTTGTGCAACCGGATGACGGTGCTCGATTACGGCAAGGTGATCGCCGAGGGTCTGCCGCAGGACGTGCAGAAGAATCCGAAGGTGATTGAGGCATATCTCGGCGCAGGGGTGCACTGA
- the rpmB gene encoding 50S ribosomal protein L28, which produces MARVCQVTGKAPMSGNNVSHANNKTKRRFLPNLQNRRFWVESENRWVRLRVSNAGLRLIDKNGIDSVLADLRARGEA; this is translated from the coding sequence ATGGCACGCGTATGCCAAGTAACTGGGAAAGCGCCGATGAGCGGCAACAACGTTTCCCACGCCAACAACAAGACCAAGCGTCGCTTCCTGCCGAACCTGCAAAACCGCCGGTTCTGGGTTGAAAGTGAAAACCGCTGGGTGCGCCTGCGCGTCTCGAACGCCGGCCTGCGCCTGATCGACAAGAACGGCATCGATTCCGTGCTCGCTGACCTGCGCGCACGCGGCGAAGCCTAA
- a CDS encoding FKBP-type peptidyl-prolyl cis-trans isomerase, producing the protein MSLIDLSEVKPGSHVTLHYRLALADGADIVNTFSDKPATLLLGAGQLAPSLEQILIGLRVGDHSTYQLAPEQAFGPRNPDMLQRVTLSTLRENGMVGDDFTPGELIEFNAPDGGRYAGVLKEVSETSALFDFNHPLAGQALTFEVKIIGIL; encoded by the coding sequence ATGAGCCTCATCGATCTATCCGAAGTGAAGCCCGGTTCCCACGTCACGTTGCATTACCGGCTGGCACTGGCCGACGGCGCCGACATCGTCAACACCTTCTCCGACAAGCCGGCCACGCTGCTGCTCGGCGCAGGCCAACTGGCGCCCTCGCTGGAACAGATTCTGATCGGGCTCAGGGTCGGCGACCACTCGACTTATCAGCTAGCGCCCGAACAGGCGTTCGGTCCCCGTAATCCCGACATGCTCCAGCGCGTGACGCTGTCGACGCTGCGCGAGAACGGGATGGTCGGCGACGATTTCACGCCGGGCGAGCTGATCGAGTTCAACGCGCCGGACGGCGGACGGTACGCGGGGGTGCTGAAGGAAGTCAGCGAGACCTCGGCGCTGTTCGACTTCAATCATCCGCTCGCGGGCCAGGCGCTCACGTTCGAAGTGAAAATCATCGGAATCCTGTAA
- the radC gene encoding RadC family protein — MLSPCLTLPPVECRDAGDTPAEPVPGPLPARRRKRRPRNWRPDLPRERLLERGPAALTDAELIALLLGTGGGGKNVFKSATALLARFGDSLRGMLEATPKDFKAHPGIGDARSALLTAVTEIARRMLAEKADERMRIDSPGAVEDFLRLKIGARPHEVFVTLYLDARHGMIDIEESARGSLTRMAVYPREIVRRAMTLNAAALIVAHNHPSGAVQPSAEDRRLTRTLNDALGLVDVRLLDHVVVGTSDTFSFARAGWL; from the coding sequence ATGCTGTCACCCTGCCTCACCCTGCCGCCGGTCGAATGCCGCGACGCCGGCGATACGCCGGCCGAGCCGGTCCCCGGCCCCCTGCCCGCGCGCCGGCGCAAGCGCCGCCCGCGCAACTGGCGGCCCGATTTGCCGCGCGAGCGGCTGCTGGAGCGCGGGCCGGCCGCGCTGACCGACGCGGAACTGATCGCGCTGCTGCTCGGCACGGGCGGCGGCGGGAAAAACGTATTCAAAAGCGCCACCGCACTGCTCGCCCGGTTCGGCGACTCGCTGCGCGGGATGCTCGAAGCCACGCCCAAGGATTTCAAGGCCCACCCCGGCATTGGCGACGCGCGCTCGGCGCTGCTGACCGCGGTGACCGAGATCGCGCGACGCATGCTCGCCGAAAAGGCGGACGAACGGATGCGAATCGACTCCCCCGGCGCGGTCGAGGACTTTCTGCGGCTCAAGATCGGCGCGCGCCCCCATGAGGTATTCGTCACGCTGTATCTCGACGCCCGTCACGGCATGATCGACATCGAGGAAAGCGCGCGCGGCTCGCTGACGCGGATGGCCGTCTATCCGCGCGAGATCGTGCGCCGCGCGATGACGTTGAACGCCGCTGCGTTGATCGTTGCGCACAACCATCCGTCGGGCGCCGTGCAGCCGAGCGCGGAGGACCGCCGCCTGACCCGCACGCTGAACGACGCGCTCGGGCTCGTCGACGTGCGGCTGCTCGATCATGTCGTCGTCGGCACCAGCGACACTTTCTCGTTCGCGCGGGCCGGTTGGCTGTAG
- a CDS encoding amino acid-binding protein — MHVKFAYAVSVAAPVAMLAGCSKKSDDGAGRKAAVFAAPPATGVRVAGTGRAAPSACRIAQLGKDKENGARLTIDEINALGLTIGPAAGTQVASQQAADRGATPAPLHFDSTKQQAAATDRVVARGVVRTTDSDAVLTNVGRGFRGALRGDAARNLIRPGAGLASLRTEKGTDSGQPDDGRFSMLPYDFKEATNTVLDVVTI, encoded by the coding sequence ATGCATGTGAAGTTTGCTTATGCCGTGTCCGTCGCCGCACCGGTTGCAATGCTTGCCGGTTGCAGCAAAAAGAGCGACGACGGGGCGGGCAGGAAGGCTGCGGTGTTCGCGGCACCGCCGGCTACCGGCGTACGTGTCGCCGGAACCGGTCGTGCGGCGCCATCGGCGTGCCGTATCGCGCAATTAGGCAAGGACAAGGAAAACGGGGCACGTTTGACGATCGACGAAATCAACGCGCTTGGCCTGACGATCGGTCCGGCAGCGGGCACGCAGGTTGCTTCGCAGCAGGCCGCCGATCGTGGCGCGACGCCGGCCCCCCTTCATTTCGATTCGACGAAACAGCAGGCCGCCGCGACCGATCGTGTCGTGGCGCGCGGTGTGGTTCGTACGACGGATTCCGACGCAGTCCTGACGAATGTCGGGCGCGGCTTTCGCGGCGCCTTGCGAGGCGACGCGGCGCGGAACCTGATCCGCCCGGGTGCGGGGCTTGCCTCGCTCCGGACGGAAAAAGGCACGGACTCCGGGCAACCGGACGACGGCCGTTTCAGCATGCTGCCGTACGACTTCAAGGAGGCCACGAACACCGTCCTCGATGTCGTGACGATTTAG
- a CDS encoding branched-chain amino acid ABC transporter permease, which translates to MDIFVQQVLNGLVLGSVYAIIALGYTMVYGILGIINFAHGDVLMIGAMVALSAITVLQNHFPGLGNVATLTIGLGIAAVVCAFVGFTIERVAYRPLRRAPRLAPLITAIGVSILLQTAAMIIWSRNPLPFPQLLPTDPINVIKATDTTPGAVISVTEIVIIAVAFIVMGGLLLLVHKTKLGRAMRAIAESPNTASLMGVNPNFVISATFMIGSALAALAGVMIASEYGNVHFYMGFIPGMKAFTAAVLGGIGNLGGAMVGGVLLGLIEQLGAGYIGNLTGGVFGSNYQDVFAFIVLIIVLVFRPSGLLGERVADRA; encoded by the coding sequence ATGGATATTTTCGTCCAGCAGGTTCTCAACGGGCTGGTGCTCGGCAGTGTCTACGCCATCATCGCGTTGGGTTACACGATGGTGTACGGCATTCTCGGCATCATCAACTTCGCGCACGGCGACGTGCTGATGATCGGCGCGATGGTCGCCCTGTCGGCCATCACCGTGCTGCAGAACCATTTCCCCGGACTCGGCAACGTCGCGACGCTGACGATCGGCCTGGGTATCGCCGCGGTCGTCTGTGCGTTCGTCGGCTTCACGATCGAGCGGGTCGCGTACCGGCCGCTGCGCCGCGCGCCGCGCCTCGCGCCGCTGATCACCGCGATCGGCGTGTCGATCCTGCTGCAGACCGCCGCGATGATCATCTGGTCGCGCAACCCGCTGCCGTTCCCGCAATTGCTGCCGACCGACCCGATCAACGTGATCAAGGCGACCGACACGACGCCCGGCGCCGTGATCTCGGTGACCGAAATCGTGATCATCGCGGTGGCGTTCATCGTGATGGGCGGCCTGCTGCTGCTCGTGCACAAGACCAAGCTCGGCCGCGCGATGCGCGCGATCGCCGAAAGCCCGAATACCGCGAGCCTGATGGGTGTGAACCCGAACTTCGTGATTTCCGCGACGTTCATGATCGGCTCCGCGCTCGCCGCGCTGGCCGGCGTGATGATCGCGTCCGAATACGGCAACGTGCACTTCTACATGGGCTTCATCCCCGGCATGAAGGCGTTCACGGCAGCGGTGCTGGGCGGGATCGGCAACCTTGGCGGCGCAATGGTCGGCGGCGTGCTGCTCGGCCTGATCGAGCAGCTCGGTGCCGGCTACATCGGCAACCTCACGGGCGGCGTATTCGGCAGTAACTACCAGGACGTGTTCGCCTTCATCGTGCTGATCATCGTGCTGGTGTTCCGTCCGTCGGGCCTGCTGGGCGAACGTGTCGCGGATCGCGCGTAA
- the ispH gene encoding 4-hydroxy-3-methylbut-2-enyl diphosphate reductase has translation MSTTDTLSGQTVAADAEILLAQPRGFCAGVDRAIEIVERAIAMHGAPIYVRHEIVHNKYVVEDLKKKGAIFVEELEEVPAGNTVIFSAHGVSKAVRDEADVRGLRIYDATCPLVTKVHVEVAKMRQDGVDIVMIGHKGHPEVEGTMGQVERGMHLVESVEDVQKLELADPERIALVTQTTLSVDDAAEIIGALKAKYPKIREPKKQDICYATQNRQDAVKFMAPQCDVVIVVGSPNSSNSSRLREVAEKRGVAAYMVDAPDQIDPAWVAGKRRIGVTAGASAPEVLAQAVIARLRELGVRNVRALDGIEENVSFPLPRGLNLPPAA, from the coding sequence ATGAGTACCACCGATACGCTGTCCGGGCAGACCGTCGCCGCCGATGCCGAAATCCTGCTGGCCCAGCCGCGCGGTTTCTGCGCGGGTGTCGACCGCGCGATCGAGATCGTCGAGCGCGCGATCGCGATGCACGGTGCGCCGATCTACGTCCGTCACGAGATCGTCCACAACAAGTACGTGGTCGAGGATCTGAAGAAGAAGGGCGCGATCTTCGTCGAGGAACTCGAGGAAGTACCGGCCGGCAACACCGTGATCTTCAGCGCGCACGGCGTGTCGAAGGCCGTGCGCGACGAGGCCGACGTGCGCGGGCTGCGCATTTACGACGCAACCTGTCCGCTCGTCACGAAGGTGCACGTCGAGGTGGCGAAGATGCGCCAGGACGGTGTCGACATCGTCATGATCGGGCACAAGGGCCACCCCGAAGTCGAAGGTACGATGGGGCAGGTCGAGCGCGGCATGCATCTCGTCGAGAGCGTCGAGGACGTGCAGAAGCTCGAGCTCGCCGATCCCGAGCGCATCGCGCTCGTCACGCAGACGACATTGTCCGTCGACGACGCGGCCGAGATCATCGGAGCGCTGAAGGCGAAGTATCCGAAGATCCGCGAGCCGAAGAAGCAGGACATCTGCTACGCGACGCAGAACCGCCAGGACGCGGTGAAGTTCATGGCGCCGCAGTGCGATGTCGTGATCGTGGTCGGGAGTCCGAACAGCTCGAATTCGAGCCGCCTGCGCGAAGTGGCCGAGAAGCGCGGCGTGGCCGCGTACATGGTCGATGCGCCCGACCAGATCGATCCGGCCTGGGTCGCAGGCAAGCGCCGCATCGGCGTGACGGCCGGCGCGTCGGCGCCCGAGGTGCTCGCCCAGGCCGTGATCGCGCGGCTGCGCGAGCTCGGCGTGCGCAATGTCCGCGCGCTCGACGGCATCGAGGAAAACGTGTCGTTTCCGCTGCCGCGCGGGTTGAACCTGCCGCCCGCCGCCTGA
- the rpmG gene encoding 50S ribosomal protein L33: protein MAKGARDKIKLESTAGTGHFYTTTKNKRNMPEKMAIKKFDPVVRKHVEYKETKIK from the coding sequence ATGGCAAAAGGCGCACGCGACAAGATCAAGCTCGAGTCGACCGCTGGTACGGGTCACTTCTACACGACCACGAAGAACAAGCGCAACATGCCGGAAAAGATGGCGATCAAGAAGTTCGATCCCGTCGTCCGCAAGCATGTGGAATACAAAGAAACCAAGATCAAGTAA
- a CDS encoding ABC transporter permease subunit: MTSIQPIESSTSLVEERNTAKTVIIGILTAAFVIAAPIIIGSAGGNYWVRVLDFAMLYVMLALGLNVVVGFAGLLDLGYIAFYAVGAYTAALLSSPHLTSQFEWIANLAPGGLHVPIYFIVPIAMAVAATFGVLLGAPTLRLRGDYLAIVTLGFGEIVRIFMNNLDRPVNITNGPKGITGIDPVHVGDFSLAQTHSLFGIQLPSVYLYYYLFVLCSLLVIWVCTRLQHSRIGRAWAAIREDEIAAKAMGINTRNVKLLAFAMGASFGGLSGAMFGSFQGFVSPESFTFWESIVVLACVVLGGMGHIPGVILGAVLLAIFPEFLRSTMSPLQHALFGHDIVDTEVIRQALYGLAMVVIMLYRSEGLWPAPKHEDRIAKLAKRASKKPVRA, translated from the coding sequence ATGACATCCATTCAACCGATCGAATCCTCGACGTCGCTCGTCGAAGAGCGCAACACCGCGAAGACCGTCATCATCGGCATCCTGACCGCGGCCTTCGTGATCGCGGCACCGATCATCATCGGCTCGGCCGGCGGCAACTACTGGGTCCGCGTGCTCGACTTCGCGATGCTGTACGTGATGCTCGCGCTGGGCCTGAACGTGGTGGTCGGCTTTGCCGGCCTGCTCGACCTCGGCTACATCGCGTTCTACGCGGTGGGCGCGTACACGGCGGCGTTGTTGAGCTCGCCGCACCTGACCTCGCAGTTCGAGTGGATCGCGAACCTCGCGCCCGGCGGCCTGCACGTGCCGATCTACTTCATCGTGCCGATCGCGATGGCGGTCGCGGCCACCTTCGGCGTGCTGCTCGGTGCGCCGACGCTGCGCCTGCGCGGCGATTACCTGGCGATCGTGACGCTCGGCTTCGGTGAAATCGTCCGGATCTTCATGAACAACCTCGACCGTCCGGTGAACATCACCAACGGCCCGAAGGGGATCACCGGCATCGATCCGGTGCACGTCGGCGATTTCAGTCTCGCGCAGACGCACTCGCTGTTCGGCATCCAGTTGCCGTCGGTCTACCTGTACTACTACCTGTTCGTGCTGTGCTCGCTGCTGGTGATCTGGGTGTGTACGCGCCTGCAGCACTCGCGTATCGGCCGCGCATGGGCGGCAATCCGCGAGGACGAGATCGCGGCGAAGGCGATGGGCATCAATACGCGTAACGTGAAGCTGCTCGCGTTCGCGATGGGCGCGTCGTTCGGCGGCCTGTCGGGCGCGATGTTCGGCTCGTTCCAGGGCTTCGTGTCGCCCGAATCGTTCACGTTCTGGGAATCGATCGTGGTGCTCGCGTGCGTGGTGCTCGGCGGCATGGGCCACATCCCCGGCGTGATCCTCGGCGCGGTGCTGCTCGCGATCTTCCCGGAATTCCTGCGCTCGACGATGAGCCCGCTGCAGCATGCGTTGTTCGGTCATGACATCGTCGATACGGAAGTGATCCGTCAGGCGCTGTACGGCCTCGCGATGGTGGTCATCATGCTGTACCGCTCGGAAGGCCTGTGGCCCGCGCCGAAGCATGAGGACAGGATCGCGAAACTGGCGAAGCGCGCCAGCAAGAAGCCGGTGCGCGCTTAA